Proteins encoded in a region of the Lycium ferocissimum isolate CSIRO_LF1 unplaced genomic scaffold, AGI_CSIRO_Lferr_CH_V1 ctg6420, whole genome shotgun sequence genome:
- the LOC132045316 gene encoding uncharacterized protein LOC132045316, with amino-acid sequence MNSDKVEIIGSMPDALDNVKMVQSLTGKVAALGRFISRATDGCHEFFKLTKKDHRFLWMQECDQSLRDLKAYLAIPHIMAKLEEREKLFVYIAVSKISISIALVRIEAEKQLLSTTVFVDTIFNEATTEQRIV; translated from the exons ATGAATTCGGACAAGGTAGAAATTATTGGGTCGATGCCAGATGCATTGGACAATGTCAAGATGGTTCAAAGTTTAACCGGGAAGGTGGCAGCCTTGGGAAGATTCATATCTCGGGCGACTGATGGATGTCATGAATTCTTCAAGCTCACTAAAAAGGACCATCGCTTTCTATGGATGCAAGAATGTGATCAAAGCCTAAGGGACCTTAAAGCTTACCTAGCTATCCCTCATATAATGGCTAAACTAGAGGAAAGAGAAAAGTTATTTGTTTACATAGCTGTCTCTAAGATATCCATTAGCATCGCCCTCGTGCGAATAGAGGCGGAAAAACAGCTTCTATCTACTACG GTTTTTGTCGACAcgatttttaatgaggcaacaactGAACAACGTATTGTTTAA
- the LOC132045315 gene encoding uncharacterized protein LOC132045315 yields the protein MDDPQHFLNETFKALRAMDARDSEAVRLASYQLKDVAHVWFEMWESERGDAALAPTWAEFEEAFMERFLSDEERIAMATKFEKLEQGNKSVREYSLEFTRLSKYALYMIPTEKHKLTRFVKGLVPRIKSACAAVAMSPTCTFSSLVGFAEQQESWKNEERVDRDQNKKARLTGGFSGNNYKGGQSKGYSHCSVLRLFPC from the coding sequence ATGGATGACCCCCAACACTTTTTAAATGAGACCTTCAAGGCATTGAGGGCAATGGATGCCCGGGATTCCGAAGCTGTAAGGCTTGCTTCTTATCAGTTGAAGGATGTTGCTCACGTatggtttgagatgtgggaATCTGAGAGGGGTGACGCTGCTTTAGCTCCGACGTGGGCTGAATTTGAAGAGGCGTTCATGGAAAGGTTCTTGTCTGATGAGGAAAGAATTGCTATGGCTACAAAGTTTGAAAAGCTAGAGCAGGGTAACAAGTCAGTtcgtgagtatagtttggaATTCACCCGTCTGTCAAAGTATGCTTTATACATGATTCCGactgaaaagcataagttgactcGTTTTGTGAAAGGCTTGGTACCACGTATCAAGTCTGCATGTGCTGCTGttgctatgtctcctacttgTACTTTCTCATCTTTGGTTGGGTTTGCTGAGCAACaagagagttggaaaaatgaggAGAGGGTGGATCGAGATCAGAACAAGAAGGCCCGTTTGACGGGTGGTTTCAGTGGTAATAATTATAAGGGAGGGCAGAGTAAAGGGTATTCGCACTGCTCGGTTCTGCGCTTATTCCCATGCTAG
- the LOC132045314 gene encoding uncharacterized protein LOC132045314: MAPYEALYGQRCRSPIGWFDVGENQLAGPDLIQQAVDKVKVIQERLLVAQSRQKSYADNQRHKLEFEVGDWVFLKVSPIKGVMRFGKKGKLSPWYIRPYKIIRTVGKVAYELELPSELESVHPVFHVSMLYKCIGDLSRFVPIDDIQVTEQLSYKEIPVAILDRKARRLRTKDVAFVKVLWRNNNIEKMTWEVEKEMKTKYPHFFPLSQEAQIVPTFRKFHFRKRSRSEREKLSTINLAA, translated from the exons atggctccttatgaggctttatacggGCAGAGATGTAGATCCCCTATAgggtggtttgatgttggagagaaTCAGTTAGCCGGCCCAGATTTGATacagcaagcagttgacaaagtgaaagtcATCCAAGAAAGATTATTAGtggctcagagtcgacagaaatcctatgcagataaccAGCGTCACAAGCTAGAGTTCGAGGTAGGagattgggttttcttgaaggTCTCACCTataaaaggggtgatgagatttggcaagaaaggtaaGCTAAGCCCTTGGTACATCAGACCATATAAGATTATTCGTACGGTGGGTaaagtagcatatgagttagaaTTACCTTCTGAATTGGAGTCCgtacatccagtattccatgtgtccatgctctATAAGTGCATAGGAGATCTCTCAAGatttgtgccaatagatgatatACAGGTGACTGAGCAGCTATCTTACAAGGAAATCCCCGTGGCTATATTAGATAGGAAGGCTCGTCGGTTAcgaactaaggatgtggcttttGTTAAAGTActctggagaaataataatatcgagaaaatgacttgggaggtggAAAAGGAGATGAAGACTAAGTACCCACACTTTTTCCCATTGTCCCAGGAGGCTCAG ATAGTCCCCACTTTCCGAAAGTTCCATTTCCGGAAAAGATCAAGAAGTGAAAGAGAAAAGTTGTCAACCATAAATCTCGCTGCATGA